Proteins encoded by one window of Chryseobacterium sp. POL2:
- a CDS encoding pseudouridine synthase → MSRNERNSSDRNKKTGNFGGRKSSDNSRGSRGDSKNSSKEGASFERGGKFGKPKTTRGRDFDSRNKYEGGERKFGPKKPFIKNEEEGERVKSYIQKRKLEKLSKAPKETIRLNKYIANSGICSRREADDLITQGLVEVNGKVITEMGYQVQKTDRVVFDGQGITPEKPVYVVLNKPKGYISTTKDEKARKTVMDLVANASPYRLFPVGRLDRQTTGVILLTNDGHMTKKLTHPSFNMKKIYHVTLDRKLSIEDLKSIGEGIRLEEGVAEVDSISFIEGKPKNEIGIEIHIGWNRVVRRIFQKLGYEVESLDRVMFAGLTKKNIKRGHWRILTELEVNNLKML, encoded by the coding sequence ATGAGCAGAAACGAGAGAAATTCTTCAGACAGAAATAAAAAGACCGGAAATTTTGGAGGGAGAAAATCTTCTGATAATTCGCGTGGCTCACGAGGGGATTCAAAAAACTCATCAAAAGAAGGTGCTTCTTTTGAAAGAGGTGGAAAATTTGGAAAACCTAAAACGACCAGAGGTCGCGATTTTGATTCTCGCAACAAATACGAAGGCGGCGAGAGAAAATTTGGTCCTAAAAAACCATTTATCAAAAACGAAGAAGAAGGAGAGCGCGTAAAATCTTACATCCAAAAAAGAAAATTGGAAAAGCTTTCTAAAGCACCGAAAGAAACAATCAGACTTAATAAATATATTGCAAATTCTGGGATTTGTAGTAGGAGAGAGGCAGATGATCTTATTACACAAGGTCTTGTAGAAGTTAATGGCAAAGTGATTACAGAAATGGGATATCAAGTACAAAAAACGGATAGAGTCGTTTTTGATGGACAAGGTATAACACCAGAAAAACCTGTTTATGTTGTTCTTAACAAGCCCAAAGGCTACATCTCTACAACCAAAGACGAAAAGGCCAGAAAAACGGTTATGGACCTTGTAGCGAATGCTTCGCCATACAGATTATTTCCTGTTGGTCGCCTAGATCGCCAAACAACAGGTGTTATATTGTTAACGAATGATGGACACATGACCAAAAAGCTAACGCATCCATCATTTAATATGAAGAAAATTTACCATGTTACTCTGGATAGAAAATTATCTATTGAAGATCTTAAAAGCATTGGTGAAGGTATTCGTCTGGAGGAAGGTGTGGCAGAAGTAGACAGCATATCTTTTATCGAAGGAAAACCTAAAAATGAAATCGGTATCGAAATCCATATTGGTTGGAATCGCGTTGTAAGACGTATTTTCCAAAAGCTAGGTTACGAAGTAGAATCTTTGGATCGCGTGATGTTTGCAGGATTAACCAAGAAAAATATCAAACGTGGACATTGGAGAATTCTTACCGAATTAGAAGTCAATAATTTGAAAATGTTATAA
- a CDS encoding Crp/Fnr family transcriptional regulator: MLKNFHKHLSEILDVPEENIQKCAIHYDIRFFKKGSMLVQEGEASADRFFVETGLLRMFSIDKNGKEHVIQFAPEGWIISDSTSQLLNEKSRFYVEAIEDSEIVVLSDDFFFNLGEIYPQVAEKNQRLMLNHIKNLQNRVNALISTTAEERYMEFLKKYPNIMLRVPQWMVASYLGITPESLSRVRKELAKKNFEV, from the coding sequence ATGCTAAAAAATTTCCATAAACATTTGTCAGAAATCCTGGACGTTCCTGAAGAAAATATTCAAAAATGTGCCATACATTACGATATTCGATTTTTTAAAAAAGGGAGTATGTTGGTGCAAGAAGGCGAGGCGTCTGCAGATCGGTTTTTTGTTGAAACAGGCTTGTTAAGGATGTTTTCTATTGATAAAAATGGTAAAGAACATGTTATTCAGTTTGCACCAGAAGGCTGGATTATATCGGACTCCACCAGTCAATTACTTAATGAGAAATCTAGATTTTATGTGGAAGCAATAGAAGATTCGGAAATCGTTGTATTGTCTGATGATTTCTTTTTTAATCTTGGCGAAATCTATCCTCAAGTTGCTGAGAAAAATCAAAGATTGATGCTGAATCATATTAAAAATCTTCAGAACCGTGTCAACGCTTTGATTAGTACAACCGCAGAAGAACGTTATATGGAATTTCTGAAAAAATATCCTAACATTATGCTACGCGTTCCGCAATGGATGGTGGCTTCTTATTTAGGAATAACGCCAGAAAGCCTTAGTCGTGTCCGAAAGGAATTGGCTAAGAAAAACTTTGAAGTTTGA
- a CDS encoding acyl-CoA carboxylase subunit beta, producing MKNKIDLLNKKLAESKLGGGEKRIATQHAKKKLTARERIEYFFDEGSFEEIGAFITHRTKDFGMDKEYYLGDGVITGYGTVNGRLTYAFAQDFTVFGGALSETHAEKICKIMDMAVKVGAPMVGLNDSGGARIQEGVRSLGGYADIFFRNVQASGVIPQISAIMGPCAGGAVYSPAMTDFTMMVENTSYMFVTGPNVVKTVTNEEVTSEELGGASTHSTKSGVAHTTSANDVECLEDVKTLLSYLPQNNQETAPSLDYELNDELREDLKNIIPDNANKPYDMHDVIGHLIDEDSFFEIHKNYAENIVVGFARIAGRSIGIVANNPMFLAGCLDVNSSIKAARFTRFCDAFNIPLLVLVDVPGFLPGTDQEWNGIITHGAKLLYALSEATVPKVTIITRKAYGGAYDVMNSKHIGADMNFAWPSAEIAVMGAKGASEIIFKREIAEAADPAAKLAEKEAEYAEKFANPYTAAQRGFIDEVIFPEDTRRKLIKAFAMLENKFVERPTRKHGNIPL from the coding sequence ATGAAAAATAAAATAGACCTATTAAATAAAAAATTAGCGGAGTCTAAATTGGGCGGTGGCGAAAAAAGAATTGCAACGCAACACGCTAAGAAAAAATTAACTGCTAGAGAGCGTATCGAATATTTCTTTGATGAAGGTTCTTTTGAAGAGATTGGTGCTTTCATAACACACCGTACCAAAGATTTTGGTATGGATAAAGAATATTATTTAGGCGATGGTGTTATCACGGGTTATGGTACCGTTAATGGACGTTTGACTTATGCTTTTGCTCAGGATTTTACGGTCTTTGGTGGCGCATTGTCCGAAACGCATGCTGAGAAAATTTGTAAAATCATGGATATGGCAGTTAAAGTTGGCGCACCGATGGTTGGGCTTAACGATTCTGGTGGAGCTCGTATCCAAGAAGGTGTAAGATCTTTGGGTGGCTATGCTGACATATTCTTCAGAAATGTACAAGCCTCTGGTGTTATTCCTCAAATTTCTGCGATTATGGGACCTTGTGCTGGTGGCGCGGTATATTCACCAGCGATGACAGATTTTACCATGATGGTTGAGAATACGTCTTACATGTTCGTAACGGGTCCAAACGTTGTTAAAACGGTTACCAACGAAGAAGTAACATCAGAAGAATTGGGTGGCGCATCAACGCATTCTACAAAGTCTGGTGTTGCTCATACAACTTCTGCTAACGATGTAGAATGTCTTGAAGATGTTAAAACTTTATTAAGTTATCTTCCACAAAATAATCAAGAAACTGCACCAAGTTTAGATTATGAATTAAATGATGAACTTCGCGAGGATTTAAAAAACATTATTCCTGACAATGCCAACAAACCTTACGACATGCATGACGTTATTGGGCATTTGATCGATGAGGATTCGTTCTTTGAAATTCATAAAAATTATGCTGAAAATATTGTTGTAGGTTTTGCCAGAATTGCTGGAAGAAGTATCGGTATTGTAGCGAATAACCCAATGTTCTTAGCAGGATGTTTGGATGTTAACAGTTCTATAAAAGCCGCTAGATTTACACGTTTTTGTGATGCTTTCAATATTCCATTATTAGTGTTGGTAGATGTGCCTGGTTTCTTGCCAGGAACGGATCAAGAATGGAACGGAATTATCACCCACGGTGCTAAATTATTGTACGCGTTATCTGAAGCTACAGTACCAAAAGTGACTATTATTACGAGAAAAGCTTACGGTGGCGCTTATGACGTGATGAACTCTAAACACATCGGTGCAGATATGAACTTCGCTTGGCCGTCTGCTGAGATTGCAGTAATGGGTGCAAAAGGCGCTTCAGAAATTATTTTTAAAAGAGAAATTGCCGAAGCGGCTGATCCCGCTGCTAAATTGGCAGAGAAAGAAGCAGAATATGCCGAAAAATTTGCGAATCCATATACAGCGGCTCAAAGAGGCTTTATAGATGAAGTTATCTTCCCAGAAGATACCAGAAGAAAATTGATTAAAGCTTTTGCAATGTTGGAAAACAAATTCGTGGAAAGACCAACAAGAAAACACGGAAATATTCCTTTGTAA
- the accC gene encoding acetyl-CoA carboxylase biotin carboxylase subunit encodes MKKILVANRGEIALRVMKTAKKMGIKTVAVYSVADRQSPHVKFADEAVCIGEAPSNQSYLLGDKIIEVCKKLHVDGIHPGYGFLSENAEFAEKAEANNITFIGPRSKAIHVMGSKLAAKEAVKAYDIPMVPGLDEAITDVEKAKKVAVKIGFPILIKASAGGGGKGMRVVENEGEFESQMQRAISEATSAFGDGSVFIEKYVASPKHIEIQVMADDHGNILYLFERECSVQRRHQKVVEEAPSAVLTPEIRKAMGEAAVKVAKSCDYLGAGTVEFLLDENKNFYFLEMNTRLQVEHPVTEMITGMDLVELQIRVARGEELPIKQEDLTINGHALELRVYAEDPLNDFLPSVGTLTTYQPPTGDGIRVDDGFAEGMDVPIYYDPMLSKLIVHGKDRNEAIEKMLVAIQDYKVEGVSTTLPFGSFVFDHEAFRSGNFDTNFVKKYYSPEIIVENQAKEAEVAALVALKQYLEDQKLLRVPNQF; translated from the coding sequence ATGAAAAAAATACTTGTAGCAAATCGTGGCGAAATCGCATTAAGAGTCATGAAAACGGCAAAAAAAATGGGCATCAAAACGGTGGCTGTTTACTCCGTGGCCGACCGCCAATCGCCACATGTTAAATTTGCTGACGAAGCGGTGTGTATCGGCGAAGCGCCTTCTAATCAATCCTATCTTTTAGGTGACAAAATCATTGAAGTTTGTAAAAAACTACATGTTGATGGGATTCACCCAGGTTATGGTTTTTTATCAGAAAATGCTGAATTTGCTGAAAAAGCTGAAGCTAACAATATTACATTTATCGGTCCAAGATCCAAAGCAATCCACGTTATGGGAAGCAAGCTGGCAGCTAAAGAAGCTGTAAAAGCCTATGATATCCCAATGGTGCCTGGTCTTGATGAAGCGATTACCGATGTTGAAAAAGCGAAGAAGGTTGCCGTAAAAATTGGCTTCCCTATTTTGATTAAAGCATCTGCTGGTGGCGGCGGAAAAGGTATGCGTGTTGTAGAAAACGAAGGCGAATTCGAGTCTCAAATGCAACGCGCAATTTCCGAAGCAACTTCTGCTTTCGGTGATGGTTCTGTTTTCATTGAAAAATATGTGGCTTCTCCAAAGCATATCGAAATCCAAGTTATGGCGGACGATCATGGCAATATTCTTTATTTATTCGAAAGAGAATGTTCTGTACAACGTCGTCACCAAAAAGTTGTTGAAGAAGCACCTTCTGCTGTTTTGACTCCAGAAATTAGAAAAGCAATGGGCGAAGCTGCGGTTAAAGTGGCTAAGTCTTGTGATTATCTTGGCGCTGGAACGGTGGAGTTTTTGTTGGATGAAAACAAAAATTTCTATTTCCTAGAAATGAACACACGTCTTCAAGTTGAACATCCCGTAACAGAAATGATTACAGGAATGGACTTGGTAGAACTTCAGATTCGCGTAGCGCGAGGTGAAGAACTTCCAATAAAACAAGAAGATTTAACAATAAATGGTCACGCTTTAGAATTGAGAGTGTACGCCGAAGATCCTCTTAACGATTTCTTGCCAAGCGTTGGGACTTTAACGACTTACCAACCGCCAACTGGAGATGGCATCCGTGTGGATGATGGTTTTGCCGAAGGGATGGATGTTCCTATCTATTACGATCCAATGCTTTCAAAATTAATCGTTCACGGAAAAGACCGTAACGAAGCTATTGAGAAAATGCTAGTAGCCATTCAGGATTATAAAGTTGAAGGCGTTAGCACAACGCTTCCTTTCGGTAGTTTTGTGTTCGATCACGAGGCATTCCGTTCTGGAAATTTTGACACCAATTTTGTTAAGAAATATTACAGTCCAGAAATTATTGTGGAGAATCAAGCTAAAGAAGCTGAAGTTGCTGCTTTAGTAGCACTTAAACAATATTTGGAAGATCAAAAATTACTGCGTGTCCCTAATCAATTCTAA
- a CDS encoding acetyl-CoA carboxylase biotin carboxyl carrier protein subunit: MGKTFNASVNGTQRYELTEEQIKAVDVASLDAEHFHVLRDDQSYHAEILEADFQHKSYKVNVNNNIYEVNIENELDKLIKDMGFEVGKAKQVNAIKAPMPGLILEIAVNVGQEVQEGDNLLILEAMKMENSFYSPRQGVIKSIAVEKGQAVDKGQLLIEFE, translated from the coding sequence ATGGGAAAAACCTTTAATGCTTCGGTTAATGGCACTCAACGTTATGAGTTGACCGAAGAGCAGATTAAAGCGGTTGATGTTGCAAGCTTGGATGCCGAGCATTTTCACGTTCTACGCGATGACCAATCTTATCACGCGGAAATTTTAGAAGCTGACTTTCAGCACAAATCTTACAAAGTAAATGTTAACAACAACATCTATGAGGTTAACATCGAAAACGAACTCGATAAACTCATCAAAGACATGGGTTTTGAAGTTGGTAAAGCGAAACAGGTTAACGCTATAAAAGCGCCAATGCCAGGACTTATTTTAGAAATTGCGGTTAACGTAGGACAAGAAGTTCAGGAAGGTGACAATCTTTTGATACTTGAGGCCATGAAGATGGAAAACAGCTTTTACTCGCCACGCCAAGGTGTGATAAAATCCATCGCGGTAGAAAAAGGTCAGGCGGTTGACAAAGGTCAATTATTAATAGAGTTCGAATAA
- a CDS encoding mevalonate kinase, with protein sequence MTNPLFYAKIILFGEYGMIENSQGLVVPYSFYKGALKFSDLASDFEKNSNQHLAKYAEFLVSLNLPGNFKLDIEAFQKDIAAGLFFDSNIPQGYGVGSSGALVAAIFEKYSSKKLSPDNISKDNLKILKAIFGEMESYFHGKSSGMDPLICYMNLPILIENKENLDKVSIPDHATEGKGAVFLIDSGITGETGPMIQIFFEKMKTEGFRKTLKEEFIRYNNACIDSFLKKDMNPFFKNLKKLSVWAYDHFKPMIPESIYNIWKKGIDTNAYYLKLCGSGGGGYILGFTEDYEKAEKMLSGFQKEVIYRF encoded by the coding sequence ATGACCAATCCTTTATTTTACGCTAAAATCATCCTTTTCGGAGAATACGGAATGATAGAAAACTCGCAAGGCCTTGTTGTTCCGTATAGTTTTTATAAAGGAGCTTTGAAGTTTTCCGATCTTGCTTCAGATTTCGAAAAAAACTCCAATCAGCATCTTGCAAAATATGCTGAGTTTTTGGTAAGTCTTAATCTTCCAGGAAATTTCAAACTGGATATCGAGGCTTTTCAAAAAGATATTGCTGCTGGTTTGTTCTTTGATTCCAACATTCCACAAGGCTATGGTGTGGGAAGTTCTGGTGCTTTGGTTGCTGCAATTTTTGAAAAATATTCTTCTAAAAAACTTAGCCCCGACAATATTTCTAAAGATAATCTCAAAATTTTAAAAGCCATCTTCGGAGAAATGGAAAGCTATTTCCATGGAAAAAGTTCTGGGATGGATCCTTTGATTTGTTATATGAATCTTCCTATTCTTATCGAAAACAAGGAAAATTTAGATAAAGTTTCTATCCCGGATCATGCTACAGAAGGCAAAGGTGCAGTGTTTTTAATCGATTCCGGAATTACAGGCGAAACAGGACCGATGATTCAGATCTTCTTTGAAAAAATGAAAACTGAAGGTTTCCGCAAAACGCTGAAAGAAGAATTTATCCGCTACAATAACGCTTGCATTGATTCTTTTTTGAAAAAAGATATGAATCCTTTCTTTAAAAATCTAAAAAAATTATCAGTTTGGGCGTATGACCATTTCAAACCGATGATTCCAGAAAGCATTTATAATATTTGGAAAAAAGGAATTGATACAAATGCTTACTATCTTAAACTTTGCGGAAGTGGCGGTGGAGGCTATATTCTTGGATTTACAGAAGATTATGAAAAAGCAGAAAAAATGTTATCCGGATTTCAAAAAGAAGTGATTTACAGATTTTAA
- the pncA gene encoding bifunctional nicotinamidase/pyrazinamidase: MKKALLVVDVQNDFCEGGSLAVPGASEIIPFINTLMEKGNYDEIILTQDWHPANHKSFAVNNNRNVGETIIMNGIPQFMWPDHCVQGTHGAEFHKDLDVSKATKIIQKGVNPEIDSYSAFQDNNHFVKTGLEDYLKYHDIQIVEIVGLALDYCVKYTCLDAMEAGFVPMLHFQGTRAVNVKPESAKNTIYDLLEHHVTIIG, encoded by the coding sequence ATGAAGAAAGCCTTATTAGTAGTAGATGTTCAAAATGATTTTTGTGAAGGTGGAAGTTTGGCCGTTCCTGGAGCAAGCGAAATTATCCCTTTCATTAATACACTCATGGAAAAAGGCAACTACGACGAAATTATATTGACCCAAGATTGGCATCCTGCTAATCATAAATCTTTTGCCGTTAATAACAACAGAAACGTTGGCGAAACAATTATTATGAATGGTATTCCGCAGTTTATGTGGCCAGATCATTGTGTGCAAGGTACGCACGGCGCAGAGTTTCATAAAGATCTAGACGTTTCTAAAGCAACAAAAATTATTCAAAAAGGTGTCAATCCCGAAATTGATAGTTATAGTGCTTTTCAAGATAACAACCATTTTGTAAAAACAGGATTAGAAGATTATCTTAAATATCATGACATCCAAATTGTAGAAATTGTAGGTCTAGCGCTTGATTATTGTGTGAAATATACATGTCTGGATGCAATGGAAGCAGGATTTGTCCCTATGTTGCATTTTCAAGGTACAAGAGCGGTTAACGTAAAACCAGAAAGTGCCAAAAATACGATTTATGATTTGCTAGAGCATCATGTAACTATTATTGGTTAA
- a CDS encoding UbiA family prenyltransferase, with protein MSQNIQKRTKNFAYRLNQLMGFILGARFFVVGLLTFALYVSTFFLFNREESFKAFVFDYHAHLIILCSILSIMAGGIINQFYDREKDQITKPFRSRIQSFFEQKYFLYAYVILNVLGLGIAWTQSWRVFIFFLVYQFLMWLYSHKLSKILLINNLTFVGLSMYPFFGMLVYYRTFTPKVFFMAIFLFLMLMIIDMTKDLLTKNADRVFGYKTIANQFKSITARRIIILFCLFAFVTSLIIIKGIGLHSIMAFYFAVGLFVLIVTVFWLLRNYRNDKINALTILKFWIFIGILSMLFDGIYSRFSWAI; from the coding sequence ATGAGTCAAAACATACAAAAACGAACTAAAAATTTTGCCTATCGACTAAATCAGTTGATGGGCTTTATTTTGGGGGCACGCTTTTTTGTTGTGGGCTTATTGACTTTTGCATTGTACGTTTCGACGTTTTTTTTGTTCAACCGCGAAGAGTCTTTTAAGGCTTTTGTTTTTGATTATCACGCACATCTCATTATTCTTTGTTCAATTCTTAGTATCATGGCGGGCGGCATCATCAACCAATTTTATGACCGCGAAAAAGACCAAATTACCAAACCTTTCAGAAGTCGAATACAATCTTTCTTTGAACAAAAATATTTTCTTTATGCCTATGTCATTCTTAATGTTTTGGGCTTAGGAATTGCTTGGACACAGTCTTGGCGCGTTTTTATTTTCTTTTTAGTCTATCAATTTTTGATGTGGTTATACAGTCATAAACTAAGTAAAATACTACTAATTAACAACTTGACTTTCGTTGGACTAAGTATGTATCCCTTCTTCGGTATGTTGGTCTATTACAGAACTTTTACCCCGAAAGTCTTCTTTATGGCAATATTTCTTTTTTTGATGCTCATGATAATTGACATGACAAAAGATCTCTTAACCAAAAATGCTGATCGCGTTTTCGGCTACAAAACCATTGCTAATCAGTTCAAATCTATAACAGCGCGACGTATTATTATTCTGTTTTGCTTATTCGCTTTTGTGACATCATTAATTATTATAAAAGGTATTGGCCTACACAGCATTATGGCATTTTACTTTGCTGTAGGGCTTTTTGTTTTGATTGTTACGGTATTTTGGTTACTAAGAAATTATAGAAACGACAAAATAAATGCATTAACCATTCTAAAGTTTTGGATATTCATTGGGATTTTATCAATGCTATTCGATGGCATTTATTCACGCTTTAGTTGGGCAATTTAA